Proteins found in one Ischnura elegans chromosome 11, ioIscEleg1.1, whole genome shotgun sequence genomic segment:
- the LOC124168388 gene encoding uncharacterized protein LOC124168388 isoform X2 has translation MATVQVFILFLLAFNYANSLSEEYEQIENPDDDTDTLKQFVLDTFNENKESIYVYNRAHALDAHKREGSDRSYFMLLDIDVSCKEDTECDTKHLICEVIVKEDLNNESKDISEDDSVCVKKTPPTVSVVNKGGFAEQSVNDEVQRVAELAVEQLENEADTKRTIFEIMSVKTEDDADGKKLFLTLKVAKTLEDAVDMTEFETCEIEVSMKDPLTVENSTSCFPISEGQTDYSMSEEDMNEEAKRAVSEINKLSSSPFQHVLVKVVTADRSVTPGSQGSITTIQFQVAPSLCLKNGGGEREIPAVRSCPPASSFESQQAPLQCTLTAWERPWHPSTPTLYSGPVCDSEKKPVSEEETSSKSVLDLAEEVNSSVDEPKVEKEEAPCMGCPIDIDTEAEGVRVLAQEVLTSMETAFAHRLVRVVKAQKQVVAGIKYFLTVEIVRTACPPEAARVDLNGCPVIDGEENGGTRTCNIEVIERPWADSAREVIFNDCSGEAAATRKTDKKLMASPDSTATTTEDDTDLNDVVKAFDEMLADDPGQTEVHPFSDSDEPLEESSEFTSTNLMNRLRRSNRGSTRPGGRENVLEEEREKVLDLANFALERMDALDEDLDKRVLENVEKAEKQIVNGALYHLKLRVSTLQCGEDASQARCTNTAYQKRHYLCDVQVHIPPRSGEVMRVVKSECSVAKEPTRQHRSRRSTRQVGIPGGKSPADKNDPHIQEMLTFAINHIDGISVGEFKKNVEILEAHTQVVSGILTHLKLKVGDSTCRKDSEVQGDCPLQEDGETKICYVAVWDQPWLKRRQVSNYTCEENSESRKRVHPFSDSDEPLEESSELTSTNPMNRLRRSNRGSTRPGGRENVLEEEREKVLDLANFALKRMDALDEDFDKRVLENVEKAEKQIVNGALYHLKLRVSTLQCGEDASQTSCTNTAYQKRHYLCDVQVHIPPRSGEVMRVVKSECSVAKEPTRQHRSRRSARQVGMPGGKFPADKNDPQIQEMLTFALNHIDGISGGEFKKNVEVLEAHTQVVSGIMTHLKLKVGDSTCRKDSEVQGDCPLQEDGETKICYIAIWDQPWLKRRQVSNYTCEENSERSKRDVHDFTDGLHAQMFSEFLEKYNKKYESEEEHQRRFRIFRANLKKAQVLQETEQGTATYGVTQFSDLSAKEFKKYHLGLNHGARKLDLPMEKAVIPNVKLPNEFDWRHYNVVTEVKDQGMCGSCWAFSVTGNVEGQYAIKHGKLLSLSEQELVDCDTLDQGCGGGLMDQAYHAIENIGGLEGEKDYPYDGEDEKCHFSKPKVLVTLSGSVNISSNEDDMARWLFKNGPISIALNANAMQFYTGGVSHPWKILCNPGGLDHGVLIVGFGVHKYPIFNKILPFWIIKNSWGSSWGEQGYYRIYRGDGTCGVNMMATSSIVN, from the exons ATGGCGACGGTTCAGGtgtttatattgtttttgttAGCGTTTAATTACGCTAATAGTTTGTCGGAAGAGTATGAACAAATTGAAAATCCCGACGATGATACAGATACATTGAAGCAGTTTGTATTGGacacatttaatgaaaataaggaGTCTATTTATGTTTACAACCGTGCTCATGCTTTGGACGCGCACAAACGG gAAGGGTCAGATAGAAGTTATTTTATGCTTTTGGATATAGATGTGTCATGCAAGGAAGACACTGAATGTGACACAAAACATCTTATATGTGAAGTAATTGTCAAAGAAGACTTGAACAACGAGAGCAAAGATATTTCCGAGGATGATTCAGTTTGTGTGAAGAAAACTCCTCCTACGGTGTCAGTTGTCAACAAAGGTGGCTTCGCTGAACAAAGCGTCAACGATGAAGTTCAAAGAGTGGCAGAGCTTGCTGTGGAGCAGCTGGAAAATGAAGCAGACACGAAGAGGACGATATTTGAAATCATGTCTGTTAAAACTGAG GATGATGCCGATGGAAAGAAGTTGTTCTTAACGTTGAAAGTTGCGAAAACCCTGGAGGATGCTGTTGACATGACAGAATTTGAGACGTGCGAAATAGAAGTGTCAATGAAAGATCCACTGACAGTGGAAAATAGCACGTCGTGTTTTCCGATTTCAGAGGGCCAAACGGATTACTCAATGAGCGAGGAAGACATGAATGAAGAAGCGAAGAGAGCTGTCAGTGAAATCAACAAATTGTCATCCTCACCATTTCAgcatgttttggtcaaagtggtgACAGCTGATAGATca GTAACTCCTGGATCTCAAGGATCCATCACTACAATACAGTTCCAAGTGGCTCCAAGCCTGTGCCTGAAGaatggaggcggagaaagggaAATACCAGCTGTCAGGAGTTGCCCCCCAGCCTCTTCATTTGAATCTCAGCAAGCTCCACTTCAGTGCACCCTTACTGCATGGGAGCGACCATGGCATCCATCCACCCCTACTTTGTACTCTGGTCCTGTCTGCGATTCTGAAAAG AAACCTGTATCAGAAGAAGAAACATCCTCAAAATCTGTGTTAGATTTGGCGGAGGAAGTTAATTCCAGTGTGGATGAACCCAAGGTGGAGAAGGAGGAAGCTCCTTGTATGGGATGTCCGATTGATATAGATACTGAGGCAGAAGGTGTCCGTGTTTTGGCTCAAGAGGTTCTTACATCAATGGAAACTGCTTTTGCTCATCGTCTTGTCAGGGTTGTAAAGGCCCAGAAGCAG GTTGTGGCTGGGATTAAGTACTTCCTCACTGTAGAAATAGTAAGAACAGCTTGTCCTCCTGAGGCTGCAAGAGTTGACCTAAATGGTTGCCCAGTTATTGATGGTGAAGAGAATGGAGGTACCCGAACATGTAACATTGAAGTTATAGAGCGCCCATGGGCTGACAGTGCTCGAGAGGTCATTTTCAATGATTGCTCTGGGGAAGCAGCAGCCACCCGAAAAACTGATAAGAAATTGATGGCATCTCCAGATTCCACAGCGACCACCACTGAAGATGACACAGACTTGAATGACGTTGTTAAAGCTTTCGATGAAATGCTTGCCGATGATCCGGGTCAAACGGAA GTCCATCCATTCAGTGACTCTGACGAGCCTTTGGAGGAAAGCAGTGAGTTTACTTCCACAAACCTAATGAACCGCCTGAGGAGAA GCAACAGAGGTAGTACCCGCCCTGGTGGGCGAGAAAATGTATtggaagaggagagggagaaagTTTTGGATTTGGCTAACTTTGCACTGGAGAGAATGGATGCTCTTGATGAAGATCTCGACAAAAGGGTCCTGGAGAATGTTGAGAAGGCAGAGAAACAG ATTGTCAATGGCGCATTGTATCATTTGAAGTTGAGGGTGAGTACTCTACAATGCGGTGAAGATGCCAGCCAGGCAAGATGTACAAATACAGCGTATCAGAAGAGACATTATTTGTGCGATGTCCAAGTTCATATTCCTCCAAGATCTGGGGAAGTCATGCGAGTAGTGAAGTCAGAATGCAGTGTTGCCAAGGAGCCCACTCGACAACACCGTAGCCGCAGAAGCACAAGGCAGGTTGGAATTCCTGGTGGGAAATCCCCTGCTGACAAAAATGACCCTCATATTCAGGAAATGTTAACTTTTGCCATCAATCACATTGATGGAATATCTGTTGGGGAATTCAAGAAGAATGTTGAGATTTTGGAGGCCCATACCCAG GTTGTCAGTGGCATATTGACTCATCTGAAGCTTAAGGTGGGCGACTCAACCTGTAGGAAAGACAGTGAAGTACAAGGTGACTGCCCTCTTCAGGAGGATGGG GAAACTAAGATTTGTTACGTGGCAGTATGGGACCAGCCATGGCTCAAACGCCGTCAGGTGTCCAACTACACTTGTGAAGAGAATTCAGAGAGTAGGAAAAGG GTCCATCCATTCAGTGACTCTGACGAGCCTTTGGAGGAAAGCAGTGAGCTTACTTCCACAAACCCAATGAACCGCCTGAGGAGAA GCAACCGAGGTAGTACCCGCCCTGGTGGGCGAGAAAATGTATtggaagaggagagggagaaagTTTTGGATTTGGCTAACTTTGCTCTGAAGAGAATGGATGCTCTTGATGAAGATTTCGACAAAAGAGTCCTGGAGAATGTTGAGAAGGCAGAGAAACAG ATTGTGAATGGCGCATTGTATCATTTGAAGTTGAGGGTGAGTACTCTGCAATGCGGTGAAGATGCCAGTCAGACAAGTTGTACAAATACAGCGTATCAGAAGAGACATTATTTGTGCGATGTCCAAGTTCATATTCCTCCAAGATCTGGGGAAGTCATGCGAGTGGTGAAGTCAGAATGCAGTGTTGCCAAGGAGCCCACTCGACAACACCGTAGCCGCAGAAGCGCAAGGCAGGTTGGAATGCCTGGTGGGAAATTCCCTGCTGACAAAAATGACCCTCAGATTCAGGAAATGTTAACTTTTGCCTTAAATCACATCGATGGAATATCTGGTGGGGAATTCAAGAAGAATGTTGAGGTTTTGGAGGCCCATACCCAG GTTGTCAGTGGCATAATGACTCATCTGAAGCTTAAGGTTGGCGACTCAACCTGTAGGAAAGACAGTGAAGTACAAGGTGACTGCCCTCTTCAGGAGGATGGG GAAACTAAGATTTGTTACATTGCTATATGGGACCAGCCATGGCTCAAACGCCGTCAGGTGTCCAACTACACTTGTGAAGAGAATTCTGAGAGAAGTAAAAGG GATGTGCATGATTTTACTGATGGTCTCCACGCCCAGATGTTTTCTGAATTTTTGGAGAAGTATAACAAGAAGTATGAGAGTGAAGAGGAGCACCAACGTCGGTTTAGAATCTTCCGTGCAAACTTGAAAAAAGCTCAAGTGCTTCAGGAAACAGAGCAAGGCACAGCCACTTACGGAGTCACCCAGTTCTCTGATCTATCAG ctaAGGAATTCAAGAAGTATCATTTAGGATTGAATCATGGAGCAAGAAAATTGGATTTACCAATGGAGAAGGCTGTCATACCCAATGTCAAGCTACCTAATGAATTTGACTGGAGGCATTATAATGTTGTAACTGAAGTGAAAGACCAG ggAATGTGTGGATCTTGTTGGGCTTTCTCAGTGACTGGAAATGTTGAGGGTCAGTATGCTATTAAGCATGGAAAACTTCTATCGCTTTCAGAGCAAG AATTGGTGGACTGCGATACATTGGATCAAGGCTGTGGCGGAGGGTTGATGGATCAAGCATATCATGCGATTGAGAACATTGGTGGTTTAGAGGGTGAAAAAGATTACCCATATGATGGCGAGGACGAGAAATGTCACTTCAGTAAACCAAAAGTCTTAGTTACTCTATCTGGCTCGGTAAACATTTCATCGAATGAAGACGACATGGCACGTTGGCTCTTTAAGAATGGACCAATATCAATAGCCCTGAATGCCAATGCAATGCAG TTTTACACAGGGGGTGTTTCTCATCCCTGGAAGATCCTATGCAACCCTGGAGGATTAGACCATGGAGTCCTCATCGTTGGTTTTGGTGTTCACA AGTACcctatttttaacaaaatattgcCTTTCTGGATCATTAAAAATAGCTGGGGTAGTAGTTGGGGTGAACAG GGCTATTACAGAATTTATCGCGGCGATGGTACATGTGGAGTCAATATGATGGCAACTTCCTCCATAGTCAATTGA
- the LOC124168388 gene encoding uncharacterized protein LOC124168388 isoform X4, with amino-acid sequence MATVQVFILFLLAFNYANSLSEEYEQIENPDDDTDTLKQFVLDTFNENKESIYVYNRAHALDAHKREGSDRSYFMLLDIDVSCKEDTECDTKHLICEVIVKEDLNNESKDISEDDSVCVKKTPPTVSVVNKGGFAEQSVNDEVQRVAELAVEQLENEADTKRTIFEIMSVKTEDDADGKKLFLTLKVAKTLEDAVDMTEFETCEIEVSMKDPLTVENSTSCFPISEGQTDYSMSEEDMNEEAKRAVSEINKLSSSPFQHVLVKVVTADRSVTPGSQGSITTIQFQVAPSLCLKNGGGEREIPAVRSCPPASSFESQQAPLQCTLTAWERPWHPSTPTLYSGPVCDSEKKPVSEEETSSKSVLDLAEEVNSSVDEPKVEKEEAPCMGCPIDIDTEAEGVRVLAQEVLTSMETAFAHRLVRVVKAQKQVVAGIKYFLTVEIVRTACPPEAARVDLNGCPVIDGEENGGTRTCNIEVIERPWADSAREVIFNDCSGEAAATRKTDKKLMASPDSTATTTEDDTDLNDVVKAFDEMLADDPGQTEVHPFSDSDEPLEESSEFTSTNLMNRLRRSNRGSTRPGGRENVLEEEREKVLDLANFALERMDALDEDLDKRVLENVEKAEKQIVNGALYHLKLRVSTLQCGEDASQARCTNTAYQKRHYLCDVQVHIPPRSGEVMRVVKSECSVAKEPTRQHRSRRSTRQVGIPGGKSPADKNDPHIQEMLTFAINHIDGISVGEFKKNVEILEAHTQVVSGILTHLKLKVGDSTCRKDSEVQGDCPLQEDGETKICYVAVWDQPWLKRRQVSNYTCEENSESRKRDVHDFTDGLHAQMFSEFLEKYNKKYESEEEHQRRFRIFRANLKKAQVLQETEQGTATYGVTQFSDLSAKEFKKYHLGLNHGARKLDLPMEKAVIPNVKLPNEFDWRHYNVVTEVKDQGMCGSCWAFSVTGNVEGQYAIKHGKLLSLSEQELVDCDTLDQGCGGGLMDQAYHAIENIGGLEGEKDYPYDGEDEKCHFSKPKVLVTLSGSVNISSNEDDMARWLFKNGPISIALNANAMQFYTGGVSHPWKILCNPGGLDHGVLIVGFGVHRTSILHRTLPYWTIKNSWGSSWGEQGYYRIYRGDGTCGVNMMATSSIVN; translated from the exons ATGGCGACGGTTCAGGtgtttatattgtttttgttAGCGTTTAATTACGCTAATAGTTTGTCGGAAGAGTATGAACAAATTGAAAATCCCGACGATGATACAGATACATTGAAGCAGTTTGTATTGGacacatttaatgaaaataaggaGTCTATTTATGTTTACAACCGTGCTCATGCTTTGGACGCGCACAAACGG gAAGGGTCAGATAGAAGTTATTTTATGCTTTTGGATATAGATGTGTCATGCAAGGAAGACACTGAATGTGACACAAAACATCTTATATGTGAAGTAATTGTCAAAGAAGACTTGAACAACGAGAGCAAAGATATTTCCGAGGATGATTCAGTTTGTGTGAAGAAAACTCCTCCTACGGTGTCAGTTGTCAACAAAGGTGGCTTCGCTGAACAAAGCGTCAACGATGAAGTTCAAAGAGTGGCAGAGCTTGCTGTGGAGCAGCTGGAAAATGAAGCAGACACGAAGAGGACGATATTTGAAATCATGTCTGTTAAAACTGAG GATGATGCCGATGGAAAGAAGTTGTTCTTAACGTTGAAAGTTGCGAAAACCCTGGAGGATGCTGTTGACATGACAGAATTTGAGACGTGCGAAATAGAAGTGTCAATGAAAGATCCACTGACAGTGGAAAATAGCACGTCGTGTTTTCCGATTTCAGAGGGCCAAACGGATTACTCAATGAGCGAGGAAGACATGAATGAAGAAGCGAAGAGAGCTGTCAGTGAAATCAACAAATTGTCATCCTCACCATTTCAgcatgttttggtcaaagtggtgACAGCTGATAGATca GTAACTCCTGGATCTCAAGGATCCATCACTACAATACAGTTCCAAGTGGCTCCAAGCCTGTGCCTGAAGaatggaggcggagaaagggaAATACCAGCTGTCAGGAGTTGCCCCCCAGCCTCTTCATTTGAATCTCAGCAAGCTCCACTTCAGTGCACCCTTACTGCATGGGAGCGACCATGGCATCCATCCACCCCTACTTTGTACTCTGGTCCTGTCTGCGATTCTGAAAAG AAACCTGTATCAGAAGAAGAAACATCCTCAAAATCTGTGTTAGATTTGGCGGAGGAAGTTAATTCCAGTGTGGATGAACCCAAGGTGGAGAAGGAGGAAGCTCCTTGTATGGGATGTCCGATTGATATAGATACTGAGGCAGAAGGTGTCCGTGTTTTGGCTCAAGAGGTTCTTACATCAATGGAAACTGCTTTTGCTCATCGTCTTGTCAGGGTTGTAAAGGCCCAGAAGCAG GTTGTGGCTGGGATTAAGTACTTCCTCACTGTAGAAATAGTAAGAACAGCTTGTCCTCCTGAGGCTGCAAGAGTTGACCTAAATGGTTGCCCAGTTATTGATGGTGAAGAGAATGGAGGTACCCGAACATGTAACATTGAAGTTATAGAGCGCCCATGGGCTGACAGTGCTCGAGAGGTCATTTTCAATGATTGCTCTGGGGAAGCAGCAGCCACCCGAAAAACTGATAAGAAATTGATGGCATCTCCAGATTCCACAGCGACCACCACTGAAGATGACACAGACTTGAATGACGTTGTTAAAGCTTTCGATGAAATGCTTGCCGATGATCCGGGTCAAACGGAA GTCCATCCATTCAGTGACTCTGACGAGCCTTTGGAGGAAAGCAGTGAGTTTACTTCCACAAACCTAATGAACCGCCTGAGGAGAA GCAACAGAGGTAGTACCCGCCCTGGTGGGCGAGAAAATGTATtggaagaggagagggagaaagTTTTGGATTTGGCTAACTTTGCACTGGAGAGAATGGATGCTCTTGATGAAGATCTCGACAAAAGGGTCCTGGAGAATGTTGAGAAGGCAGAGAAACAG ATTGTCAATGGCGCATTGTATCATTTGAAGTTGAGGGTGAGTACTCTACAATGCGGTGAAGATGCCAGCCAGGCAAGATGTACAAATACAGCGTATCAGAAGAGACATTATTTGTGCGATGTCCAAGTTCATATTCCTCCAAGATCTGGGGAAGTCATGCGAGTAGTGAAGTCAGAATGCAGTGTTGCCAAGGAGCCCACTCGACAACACCGTAGCCGCAGAAGCACAAGGCAGGTTGGAATTCCTGGTGGGAAATCCCCTGCTGACAAAAATGACCCTCATATTCAGGAAATGTTAACTTTTGCCATCAATCACATTGATGGAATATCTGTTGGGGAATTCAAGAAGAATGTTGAGATTTTGGAGGCCCATACCCAG GTTGTCAGTGGCATATTGACTCATCTGAAGCTTAAGGTGGGCGACTCAACCTGTAGGAAAGACAGTGAAGTACAAGGTGACTGCCCTCTTCAGGAGGATGGG GAAACTAAGATTTGTTACGTGGCAGTATGGGACCAGCCATGGCTCAAACGCCGTCAGGTGTCCAACTACACTTGTGAAGAGAATTCAGAGAGTAGGAAAAGG GATGTGCATGATTTTACTGATGGTCTCCACGCCCAGATGTTTTCTGAATTTTTGGAGAAGTATAACAAGAAGTATGAGAGTGAAGAGGAGCACCAACGTCGGTTTAGAATCTTCCGTGCAAACTTGAAAAAAGCTCAAGTGCTTCAGGAAACAGAGCAAGGCACAGCCACTTACGGAGTCACCCAGTTCTCTGATCTATCAG ctaAGGAATTCAAGAAGTATCATTTAGGATTGAATCATGGAGCAAGAAAATTGGATTTACCAATGGAGAAGGCTGTCATACCCAATGTCAAGCTACCTAATGAATTTGACTGGAGGCATTATAATGTTGTAACTGAAGTGAAAGACCAG ggAATGTGTGGATCTTGTTGGGCTTTCTCAGTGACTGGAAATGTTGAGGGTCAGTATGCTATTAAGCATGGAAAACTTCTATCGCTTTCAGAGCAAG AATTGGTGGACTGCGATACATTGGATCAAGGCTGTGGCGGAGGGTTGATGGATCAAGCATATCATGCGATTGAGAACATTGGTGGTTTAGAGGGTGAAAAAGATTACCCATATGATGGCGAGGACGAGAAATGTCACTTCAGTAAACCAAAAGTCTTAGTTACTCTATCTGGCTCGGTAAACATTTCATCGAATGAAGACGACATGGCACGTTGGCTCTTTAAGAATGGACCAATATCAATAGCCCTGAATGCCAATGCAATGCAG TTTTACACAGGGGGTGTTTCTCATCCCTGGAAGATCCTATGCAACCCTGGAGGATTAGACCATGGAGTCCTCATCGTTGGTTTTGGTGTTCACA GGACATCAATTCTTCACAGAACGTTACCATACTGGACCATTAAAAATAGCTGGGGAAGCTCCTGGGGGGAGCAG GGCTATTACAGAATTTATCGCGGCGATGGTACATGTGGAGTCAATATGATGGCAACTTCCTCCATAGTCAATTGA
- the LOC124168388 gene encoding uncharacterized protein LOC124168388 isoform X5 has translation MATVQVFILFLLAFNYANSLSEEYEQIENPDDDTDTLKQFVLDTFNENKESIYVYNRAHALDAHKREGSDRSYFMLLDIDVSCKEDTECDTKHLICEVIVKEDLNNESKDISEDDSVCVKKTPPTVSVVNKGGFAEQSVNDEVQRVAELAVEQLENEADTKRTIFEIMSVKTEDDADGKKLFLTLKVAKTLEDAVDMTEFETCEIEVSMKDPLTVENSTSCFPISEGQTDYSMSEEDMNEEAKRAVSEINKLSSSPFQHVLVKVVTADRSVTPGSQGSITTIQFQVAPSLCLKNGGGEREIPAVRSCPPASSFESQQAPLQCTLTAWERPWHPSTPTLYSGPVCDSEKKPVSEEETSSKSVLDLAEEVNSSVDEPKVEKEEAPCMGCPIDIDTEAEGVRVLAQEVLTSMETAFAHRLVRVVKAQKQVVAGIKYFLTVEIVRTACPPEAARVDLNGCPVIDGEENGGTRTCNIEVIERPWADSAREVIFNDCSGEAAATRKTDKKLMASPDSTATTTEDDTDLNDVVKAFDEMLADDPGQTEVHPFSDSDEPLEESSEFTSTNLMNRLRRSNRGSTRPGGRENVLEEEREKVLDLANFALKRMDALDEDFDKRVLENVEKAEKQIVNGALYHLKLRVSTLQCGEDASQTSCTNTAYQKRHYLCDVQVHIPPRSGEVMRVVKSECSVAKEPTRQHRSRRSARQVGMPGGKFPADKNDPQIQEMLTFALNHIDGISGGEFKKNVEVLEAHTQVVSGIMTHLKLKVGDSTCRKDSEVQGDCPLQEDGETKICYIAIWDQPWLKRRQVSNYTCEENSERSKRDVHDFTDGLHAQMFSEFLEKYNKKYESEEEHQRRFRIFRANLKKAQVLQETEQGTATYGVTQFSDLSAKEFKKYHLGLNHGARKLDLPMEKAVIPNVKLPNEFDWRHYNVVTEVKDQGMCGSCWAFSVTGNVEGQYAIKHGKLLSLSEQELVDCDTLDQGCGGGLMDQAYHAIENIGGLEGEKDYPYDGEDEKCHFSKPKVLVTLSGSVNISSNEDDMARWLFKNGPISIALNANAMQFYTGGVSHPWKILCNPGGLDHGVLIVGFGVHRTSILHRTLPYWTIKNSWGSSWGEQGYYRIYRGDGTCGVNMMATSSIVN, from the exons ATGGCGACGGTTCAGGtgtttatattgtttttgttAGCGTTTAATTACGCTAATAGTTTGTCGGAAGAGTATGAACAAATTGAAAATCCCGACGATGATACAGATACATTGAAGCAGTTTGTATTGGacacatttaatgaaaataaggaGTCTATTTATGTTTACAACCGTGCTCATGCTTTGGACGCGCACAAACGG gAAGGGTCAGATAGAAGTTATTTTATGCTTTTGGATATAGATGTGTCATGCAAGGAAGACACTGAATGTGACACAAAACATCTTATATGTGAAGTAATTGTCAAAGAAGACTTGAACAACGAGAGCAAAGATATTTCCGAGGATGATTCAGTTTGTGTGAAGAAAACTCCTCCTACGGTGTCAGTTGTCAACAAAGGTGGCTTCGCTGAACAAAGCGTCAACGATGAAGTTCAAAGAGTGGCAGAGCTTGCTGTGGAGCAGCTGGAAAATGAAGCAGACACGAAGAGGACGATATTTGAAATCATGTCTGTTAAAACTGAG GATGATGCCGATGGAAAGAAGTTGTTCTTAACGTTGAAAGTTGCGAAAACCCTGGAGGATGCTGTTGACATGACAGAATTTGAGACGTGCGAAATAGAAGTGTCAATGAAAGATCCACTGACAGTGGAAAATAGCACGTCGTGTTTTCCGATTTCAGAGGGCCAAACGGATTACTCAATGAGCGAGGAAGACATGAATGAAGAAGCGAAGAGAGCTGTCAGTGAAATCAACAAATTGTCATCCTCACCATTTCAgcatgttttggtcaaagtggtgACAGCTGATAGATca GTAACTCCTGGATCTCAAGGATCCATCACTACAATACAGTTCCAAGTGGCTCCAAGCCTGTGCCTGAAGaatggaggcggagaaagggaAATACCAGCTGTCAGGAGTTGCCCCCCAGCCTCTTCATTTGAATCTCAGCAAGCTCCACTTCAGTGCACCCTTACTGCATGGGAGCGACCATGGCATCCATCCACCCCTACTTTGTACTCTGGTCCTGTCTGCGATTCTGAAAAG AAACCTGTATCAGAAGAAGAAACATCCTCAAAATCTGTGTTAGATTTGGCGGAGGAAGTTAATTCCAGTGTGGATGAACCCAAGGTGGAGAAGGAGGAAGCTCCTTGTATGGGATGTCCGATTGATATAGATACTGAGGCAGAAGGTGTCCGTGTTTTGGCTCAAGAGGTTCTTACATCAATGGAAACTGCTTTTGCTCATCGTCTTGTCAGGGTTGTAAAGGCCCAGAAGCAG GTTGTGGCTGGGATTAAGTACTTCCTCACTGTAGAAATAGTAAGAACAGCTTGTCCTCCTGAGGCTGCAAGAGTTGACCTAAATGGTTGCCCAGTTATTGATGGTGAAGAGAATGGAGGTACCCGAACATGTAACATTGAAGTTATAGAGCGCCCATGGGCTGACAGTGCTCGAGAGGTCATTTTCAATGATTGCTCTGGGGAAGCAGCAGCCACCCGAAAAACTGATAAGAAATTGATGGCATCTCCAGATTCCACAGCGACCACCACTGAAGATGACACAGACTTGAATGACGTTGTTAAAGCTTTCGATGAAATGCTTGCCGATGATCCGGGTCAAACGGAA GTCCATCCATTCAGTGACTCTGACGAGCCTTTGGAGGAAAGCAGTGAGTTTACTTCCACAAACCTAATGAACCGCCTGAGGAGAA GCAACCGAGGTAGTACCCGCCCTGGTGGGCGAGAAAATGTATtggaagaggagagggagaaagTTTTGGATTTGGCTAACTTTGCTCTGAAGAGAATGGATGCTCTTGATGAAGATTTCGACAAAAGAGTCCTGGAGAATGTTGAGAAGGCAGAGAAACAG ATTGTGAATGGCGCATTGTATCATTTGAAGTTGAGGGTGAGTACTCTGCAATGCGGTGAAGATGCCAGTCAGACAAGTTGTACAAATACAGCGTATCAGAAGAGACATTATTTGTGCGATGTCCAAGTTCATATTCCTCCAAGATCTGGGGAAGTCATGCGAGTGGTGAAGTCAGAATGCAGTGTTGCCAAGGAGCCCACTCGACAACACCGTAGCCGCAGAAGCGCAAGGCAGGTTGGAATGCCTGGTGGGAAATTCCCTGCTGACAAAAATGACCCTCAGATTCAGGAAATGTTAACTTTTGCCTTAAATCACATCGATGGAATATCTGGTGGGGAATTCAAGAAGAATGTTGAGGTTTTGGAGGCCCATACCCAG GTTGTCAGTGGCATAATGACTCATCTGAAGCTTAAGGTTGGCGACTCAACCTGTAGGAAAGACAGTGAAGTACAAGGTGACTGCCCTCTTCAGGAGGATGGG GAAACTAAGATTTGTTACATTGCTATATGGGACCAGCCATGGCTCAAACGCCGTCAGGTGTCCAACTACACTTGTGAAGAGAATTCTGAGAGAAGTAAAAGG GATGTGCATGATTTTACTGATGGTCTCCACGCCCAGATGTTTTCTGAATTTTTGGAGAAGTATAACAAGAAGTATGAGAGTGAAGAGGAGCACCAACGTCGGTTTAGAATCTTCCGTGCAAACTTGAAAAAAGCTCAAGTGCTTCAGGAAACAGAGCAAGGCACAGCCACTTACGGAGTCACCCAGTTCTCTGATCTATCAG ctaAGGAATTCAAGAAGTATCATTTAGGATTGAATCATGGAGCAAGAAAATTGGATTTACCAATGGAGAAGGCTGTCATACCCAATGTCAAGCTACCTAATGAATTTGACTGGAGGCATTATAATGTTGTAACTGAAGTGAAAGACCAG ggAATGTGTGGATCTTGTTGGGCTTTCTCAGTGACTGGAAATGTTGAGGGTCAGTATGCTATTAAGCATGGAAAACTTCTATCGCTTTCAGAGCAAG AATTGGTGGACTGCGATACATTGGATCAAGGCTGTGGCGGAGGGTTGATGGATCAAGCATATCATGCGATTGAGAACATTGGTGGTTTAGAGGGTGAAAAAGATTACCCATATGATGGCGAGGACGAGAAATGTCACTTCAGTAAACCAAAAGTCTTAGTTACTCTATCTGGCTCGGTAAACATTTCATCGAATGAAGACGACATGGCACGTTGGCTCTTTAAGAATGGACCAATATCAATAGCCCTGAATGCCAATGCAATGCAG TTTTACACAGGGGGTGTTTCTCATCCCTGGAAGATCCTATGCAACCCTGGAGGATTAGACCATGGAGTCCTCATCGTTGGTTTTGGTGTTCACA GGACATCAATTCTTCACAGAACGTTACCATACTGGACCATTAAAAATAGCTGGGGAAGCTCCTGGGGGGAGCAG GGCTATTACAGAATTTATCGCGGCGATGGTACATGTGGAGTCAATATGATGGCAACTTCCTCCATAGTCAATTGA